In Kitasatospora sp. NA04385, a single genomic region encodes these proteins:
- a CDS encoding heme oxygenase (biliverdin-producing), whose amino-acid sequence MSSPDQQPAAFSALLRTASAEEHQAAEQSSFMSDLLGGKLGVQAYTDLTGQLWYVYRALESHLDVLAADPVAGPLVDRALLRTAAIERDLDHLAGPDWRGTIAPLPATEAIAARIEELARTWPAGYLAHHYTRYLGDLSGGQIIRGVAERTWGFERKGDGVRFYVFEEIDNPAAFKRDYRAKLDAAGELMDEVERRRVAEECKRAFVLNGAIFAELGGRYPLSA is encoded by the coding sequence ATGTCCAGCCCCGACCAGCAGCCCGCCGCCTTCTCCGCCCTGCTCCGCACCGCCAGCGCCGAGGAGCACCAGGCGGCCGAACAGTCCTCCTTCATGAGCGACCTGCTCGGCGGGAAGCTCGGCGTCCAGGCCTACACCGACCTCACCGGCCAGCTCTGGTACGTCTACCGCGCCCTGGAGTCCCACCTGGACGTCCTCGCCGCCGACCCCGTCGCCGGTCCGCTGGTCGACCGCGCCCTGCTGCGCACCGCCGCGATCGAGCGCGACCTCGACCACCTGGCCGGCCCCGACTGGCGCGGGACCATCGCCCCGCTGCCCGCCACCGAGGCGATCGCCGCCCGGATCGAGGAGCTCGCCCGGACCTGGCCGGCCGGCTACCTCGCCCACCACTACACCCGCTACCTCGGCGACCTGTCGGGCGGTCAGATCATCCGCGGCGTCGCCGAGCGCACCTGGGGCTTCGAGCGCAAGGGCGACGGCGTCCGGTTCTACGTCTTCGAGGAGATCGACAACCCCGCCGCGTTCAAGCGCGACTACCGCGCCAAGCTGGACGCCGCGGGCGAGCTGATGGACGAGGTCGAGCGCCGCCGGGTCGCCGAGGAGTGCAAGCGCGCCTTCGTGCTCAACGGCGCGATATTCGCCGAACTCGGCGGGCGGTACCCGCTGAGCGCCTGA
- a CDS encoding HtaA domain-containing protein, with amino-acid sequence MPHTPVRHRNRTRLAALAAATAGLGLTAFGLPSLAFGAGAPTTVTYDTGSLDWGVLAKFRAYVTGPIGGGSITTSGGASVNQDGSYHFNLSSAGYDTTTHKLNAAFDGGVRFLAHDGALDIAFSDLRITTEGTTGTLIADTASKESIGAPAPTLREDVPLATFTVARDTTNGGATAATLTAEGAKAFAGFYQPGTALDPLSVVLKQTPAPSPSASASASASASASASASTSASPAPSTSTGPSSSPAPSTSPQPSTSSSPSPSASASASASASASTPAGNELAIVDGRLEWGVQPDFVAYVTGPIAAGKVEFGGGAADYGFGSGSGSYRTDTHALSADFAGSVRFLGHRGADGQYLLDTELSKLGVRVDASGAYLVADVTAKSLSGGEPVKLTGARIAKLDLSKADLTPVNGVVTLRQVPATLTAEGVPVFGQYKEGKALAPVTAVLSFDRSATLPSTTPSTGATTGTGGTGTGTGTTGGATLTTSGDELAFTGGGTGTTPILATAAGLLLIGGATTVLARRRSTATTGATSAE; translated from the coding sequence ATGCCCCACACCCCGGTCCGCCACCGCAACCGCACCCGCCTGGCCGCTCTCGCCGCCGCGACCGCGGGTCTCGGCCTGACCGCCTTCGGCCTGCCCTCCCTCGCGTTCGGCGCCGGCGCCCCGACCACCGTCACCTACGACACCGGCTCGCTGGACTGGGGTGTCCTGGCGAAGTTCCGCGCCTACGTGACCGGGCCGATCGGCGGCGGCAGCATCACCACGAGCGGCGGGGCGAGCGTCAACCAGGACGGCTCGTACCACTTCAACCTGTCGTCCGCCGGGTACGACACCACGACCCACAAGCTGAACGCCGCGTTCGACGGCGGGGTGCGCTTCCTCGCCCACGACGGCGCGCTGGACATCGCGTTCAGCGACCTGCGGATCACCACCGAGGGCACCACCGGCACCCTCATCGCGGACACCGCCTCGAAGGAGAGCATCGGCGCCCCCGCCCCGACCCTCCGCGAGGACGTCCCGCTGGCCACCTTCACCGTCGCCCGTGACACCACCAACGGCGGGGCCACCGCCGCCACCCTGACCGCCGAGGGCGCGAAGGCGTTCGCGGGGTTCTACCAGCCGGGCACCGCGCTGGACCCGCTGTCGGTCGTCCTCAAGCAGACGCCCGCCCCGTCCCCGTCCGCCTCGGCCTCCGCCTCGGCCTCCGCCTCGGCCTCCGCCTCCGCCTCTACCTCTGCCTCGCCGGCGCCCAGCACCTCCACCGGGCCGTCCTCCTCCCCCGCGCCCAGCACCTCTCCGCAGCCGAGCACCTCCTCCTCGCCCTCCCCCTCCGCGTCGGCATCGGCGTCGGCGTCGGCCTCCGCCTCCACCCCGGCGGGCAACGAGCTGGCGATCGTCGACGGCCGCCTGGAGTGGGGCGTGCAGCCGGACTTCGTGGCGTACGTGACGGGGCCGATCGCGGCCGGCAAGGTCGAGTTCGGCGGCGGCGCGGCCGACTACGGGTTCGGCTCGGGCAGCGGCAGCTACCGGACGGACACCCACGCGCTGTCGGCGGACTTCGCCGGGTCGGTGCGCTTCCTCGGCCACCGGGGGGCCGACGGGCAGTACCTGCTGGACACCGAGCTGTCGAAGCTGGGCGTCCGGGTGGACGCCTCCGGCGCGTACCTGGTGGCGGACGTGACCGCCAAGTCCCTCTCCGGCGGGGAGCCGGTCAAGCTGACCGGGGCCCGGATCGCCAAGCTCGACCTGTCCAAGGCCGATCTCACCCCGGTCAACGGCGTGGTGACGCTGCGCCAGGTCCCGGCGACGCTGACCGCCGAGGGCGTGCCGGTGTTCGGGCAGTACAAGGAGGGCAAGGCGCTGGCCCCGGTGACCGCGGTCCTCTCCTTCGACCGCTCCGCCACCCTGCCGTCCACCACCCCCTCCACCGGCGCCACCACCGGCACCGGCGGCACGGGCACCGGCACCGGCACGACCGGTGGCGCCACGCTCACCACCTCCGGCGACGAACTCGCCTTCACCGGCGGCGGCACCGGCACCACCCCGATCCTGGCGACGGCCGCCGGGCTGCTGCTGATCGGCGGGGCGACCACCGTCCTGGCCCGCCGCCGCTCCACCGCCACCACCGGGGCCACCAGCGCCGAGTGA
- a CDS encoding HtaA domain-containing protein has product MPVPGRPPVPPRRPAGRLRTALVLPLALLLALVWLPGRAAAADPTVSGGRLDWGIKQSFLTYVTGPIANGKWALTGGAATVGGSVFRFHSATGSYDPSTGALSAAFQGGVRFTGHQENGSNALDLAISHLTVKATAGGDAALYADVSSKSRESGKTSSTSQARLAELSLSGVSLKNATGTITLSNVPATLTSTGASAFGGFYTAGTALDPLTFSVTLKSPAAAPSPTPTPSAAPSETAADPAPSATATGTATNTATAFDRGALDWGVRRTFRDYVTGSIAQGGWQLGDGAADGGAFFRWTPARGSWDQDARTLDAAFAGTVRFTGLREGDALGLDLTLANPRLTATGAEGHLTVDVSGRTPDGATRTATATEIATFDASALRTENGLLTATDLPLALTSAGASAFGNLYPAGTEMDPLTVSLPLTADAAVPPLPDLGAAPTPTPSAGPVTTTPTAAAASSSPSTALVTTLVLALAAAAAAVTTFVVRRRRRS; this is encoded by the coding sequence ATGCCCGTCCCCGGACGGCCCCCCGTACCACCCCGCCGCCCGGCCGGACGGCTGCGCACCGCGCTCGTGCTGCCGCTCGCCCTGCTGCTCGCCCTGGTCTGGCTCCCCGGCCGGGCCGCCGCGGCCGACCCGACCGTCTCCGGCGGACGGCTCGACTGGGGCATCAAGCAGTCCTTCCTCACCTACGTCACCGGCCCGATAGCCAACGGCAAGTGGGCCCTCACCGGCGGCGCGGCCACCGTCGGCGGCTCGGTCTTCCGCTTCCACTCCGCGACCGGCAGCTACGACCCGTCCACCGGCGCGCTCTCCGCCGCCTTCCAGGGCGGGGTGCGCTTCACCGGCCACCAGGAGAACGGCAGCAACGCGCTCGACCTCGCGATCTCCCACCTCACCGTCAAGGCCACCGCCGGCGGTGACGCCGCCCTGTACGCGGACGTCAGCTCCAAGTCCCGGGAGAGCGGCAAGACTTCCAGCACCAGCCAGGCCCGCCTGGCCGAGCTCTCGCTCTCCGGCGTCTCGCTCAAGAACGCCACCGGCACCATCACGCTCAGCAACGTCCCCGCGACACTGACCTCGACCGGGGCGAGCGCCTTCGGCGGCTTCTACACCGCGGGGACGGCGCTCGACCCGCTCACCTTCTCCGTCACCCTCAAGTCCCCGGCCGCCGCCCCGTCCCCGACGCCCACCCCGTCCGCGGCCCCGTCCGAGACGGCCGCCGACCCCGCGCCGTCGGCCACCGCCACCGGGACCGCCACCAACACCGCCACCGCGTTCGACCGGGGCGCCCTGGACTGGGGCGTGCGCCGCACCTTCCGCGACTACGTCACCGGCTCGATCGCCCAGGGCGGTTGGCAGCTCGGCGACGGCGCGGCCGACGGCGGGGCCTTCTTCCGCTGGACGCCCGCCCGCGGCAGCTGGGACCAGGACGCCCGCACCCTCGACGCGGCCTTCGCCGGCACCGTCCGCTTCACCGGCCTGCGCGAGGGCGACGCCCTCGGCCTCGACCTCACCCTCGCCAACCCGCGCCTGACGGCCACCGGCGCCGAGGGCCACCTGACCGTCGACGTCTCCGGCCGCACGCCCGACGGCGCCACCCGCACCGCCACCGCCACCGAGATCGCCACCTTCGACGCGAGCGCGCTGAGGACCGAGAACGGCCTGCTCACCGCCACCGACCTCCCCCTCGCCCTGACCTCCGCCGGTGCGAGCGCCTTCGGCAACCTCTACCCCGCCGGCACCGAGATGGACCCGCTCACCGTCAGCCTCCCCCTCACCGCCGACGCGGCCGTCCCCCCGCTGCCCGACCTCGGCGCCGCGCCCACGCCCACGCCCTCCGCCGGCCCGGTCACCACCACCCCCACCGCGGCCGCCGCCTCCTCCTCGCCCTCCACCGCGCTGGTCACCACCCTCGTGCTGGCCCTCGCCGCCGCGGCGGCCGCGGTCACCACCTTCGTCGTCCGCCGCCGCAGGCGTTCCTGA
- a CDS encoding hemin ABC transporter substrate-binding protein — MTRTLRDRTSTAPAVLLAVLGLLLGASACATGPAATTDPKAPAAATADPDRIEALPDTPAPRLPVTVPSADGRQVTVTSAERIIPLNGSLAELVFSLGLGDHAVARDVSTTFEQAAKLPVITQAHEVSAEGVLSLHPTVVLADRSTGPAEAVEQIRAAGVPLIVLDDAKQLGDIGTRIDAVAAALGVPDAGAQLKERTERRIAEVRAQLPAAGATRPKVAFLYLRGSASVFLLGGPDSGAPSLIEAAGGEDAGTAAHLTGDFTPLTSEALVKAAPDAILVMTKGLESVGGVDGLLKLPGVAQTPAGLDRRIISVDDGRLLSYGPRTPEVLRAIADQLHRDAK; from the coding sequence TTGACCCGCACCCTCCGCGACCGGACCAGCACCGCCCCCGCCGTCCTGCTCGCCGTCCTCGGACTCCTGCTCGGCGCGAGCGCCTGCGCCACCGGCCCGGCCGCCACCACCGACCCGAAGGCCCCCGCCGCCGCCACCGCCGACCCGGACCGGATCGAGGCGCTGCCCGACACCCCCGCCCCCCGGCTGCCCGTCACCGTCCCCTCCGCGGACGGCCGGCAGGTCACCGTCACCAGCGCCGAGCGGATCATCCCGCTCAACGGCAGCCTCGCCGAACTGGTCTTCAGCCTCGGCCTCGGCGACCACGCGGTCGCCCGGGACGTCTCCACCACCTTCGAACAGGCCGCGAAGCTCCCCGTCATCACCCAGGCCCACGAGGTCTCCGCCGAGGGCGTGCTCTCCCTGCACCCCACCGTGGTGCTCGCCGACCGCAGCACCGGACCGGCCGAGGCGGTCGAACAGATCCGGGCCGCCGGCGTCCCGCTGATCGTCCTGGACGACGCCAAGCAGCTCGGCGACATCGGCACCCGGATCGACGCCGTCGCCGCCGCCCTCGGCGTCCCCGACGCGGGCGCGCAGCTCAAGGAGCGCACCGAGCGCCGGATCGCCGAAGTGCGGGCGCAGCTCCCGGCCGCCGGGGCCACCCGCCCCAAGGTGGCGTTCCTGTACCTGCGCGGCAGCGCCTCGGTCTTCCTGCTCGGCGGCCCCGACTCCGGCGCGCCCTCGCTGATCGAGGCCGCCGGCGGCGAGGACGCCGGCACCGCCGCCCACCTCACCGGCGACTTCACCCCGCTCACCAGCGAAGCCCTGGTCAAGGCCGCCCCCGACGCCATCCTGGTGATGACCAAGGGCCTGGAGTCGGTCGGCGGCGTCGACGGCCTGCTCAAGCTCCCCGGCGTCGCCCAGACCCCCGCCGGACTCGACCGCCGGATCATCTCCGTCGACGACGGCCGCCTGCTCTCCTACGGCCCGCGCACCCCCGAGGTGCTCCGCGCGATCGCCGACCAGCTGCACCGGGACGCCAAGTGA
- a CDS encoding iron ABC transporter permease, whose amino-acid sequence MVRKPARDRRPLLLAGLCAALLGFALLAAGTGAYAIPLGDILASLAHRAHLGGHALDRVPESVLWNVRLPRVVLALLVGAALGCAGALMQGVFGNPLAEPAVIGVSSGGAVGAVTCIVLGLDALGSWTVTAAAFASGLVTVGAVYAMSRSGGRTEVVTLLLTGVAVNAFCGALIGLLLFTADTAAISQVTFWQLGSLSQASWPKVLAVLPFAALGLAVAPRYARRLDLLALGERPARHLGVDVERMRIVLITVVALLTAAAVAVSGIIGFVGLVVPHLLRMLAGPGHRFLLPASAVGGALVLVAGDLAARTLAAPAELPLGVLTALIGSPFFFWLLRRTRRRQGGWA is encoded by the coding sequence CTGGTGCGCAAGCCCGCCCGCGACCGGCGCCCGCTGCTGCTGGCCGGACTGTGCGCCGCCCTGCTCGGCTTCGCGCTGCTCGCCGCCGGGACGGGCGCCTACGCCATCCCGCTCGGCGACATCCTCGCCTCGCTCGCCCACCGCGCCCACCTCGGCGGCCACGCCCTGGACCGCGTCCCCGAATCGGTGCTGTGGAACGTCCGGTTGCCCCGCGTCGTGCTCGCCCTGCTGGTCGGCGCCGCGCTCGGCTGCGCCGGGGCGCTGATGCAGGGCGTGTTCGGCAACCCGCTGGCCGAACCCGCCGTGATCGGCGTCTCCTCCGGCGGCGCGGTCGGCGCCGTCACCTGCATCGTGCTCGGCCTGGACGCCCTCGGCTCGTGGACGGTCACCGCCGCCGCGTTCGCCTCCGGACTGGTCACCGTCGGCGCCGTCTACGCCATGTCGCGCAGCGGCGGCCGCACCGAGGTGGTCACCCTGCTGCTCACCGGCGTCGCCGTCAACGCGTTCTGCGGCGCCCTGATCGGGCTGCTGCTGTTCACCGCCGACACCGCCGCGATCAGCCAGGTGACGTTCTGGCAACTCGGCTCGCTCTCCCAGGCCAGTTGGCCCAAGGTGCTGGCCGTCCTCCCGTTCGCCGCCCTCGGCCTCGCCGTCGCCCCCCGCTACGCCCGTCGCCTCGACCTGCTCGCGCTCGGCGAACGCCCCGCCCGGCACCTGGGCGTGGACGTCGAACGGATGCGGATCGTGCTGATCACCGTGGTCGCGCTGCTCACCGCCGCCGCCGTCGCCGTCAGCGGCATCATCGGCTTCGTCGGCCTGGTCGTCCCGCACCTGCTGCGGATGCTCGCCGGGCCCGGCCACCGCTTCCTGCTGCCCGCCTCCGCCGTCGGCGGCGCGCTCGTCCTGGTCGCCGGAGACCTCGCCGCCCGCACCCTGGCCGCACCCGCCGAACTCCCGCTCGGCGTCCTGACCGCACTCATCGGCAGCCCGTTCTTCTTCTGGCTGCTGCGCCGCACCCGACGCCGCCAGGGAGGCTGGGCATGA
- a CDS encoding heme ABC transporter ATP-binding protein, with protein MTALLEAEGVGFAAGGRELLADVDLLVRAGEILALLGPNGAGKSTLLSVLAGDQRPARGEVRIDGRPLAGHKPLALARRRALLPQHHEVSFPFPADEVVRMGRAPWAGTCSAAEDERAVAAAMAATDCAHLAGRPFTALSGGERARVALARILAQDTALLLLDEPTAALDLRHQELVLRIARDRAAAGCGVVVVLHDLTLAAAHADRIALLDAGRTVAVGPTGEVLDADLLSRVYRHPVEVLAHPRGGAPIVLPERPREAD; from the coding sequence ATGACCGCGCTGCTCGAAGCGGAGGGCGTCGGCTTCGCCGCCGGGGGCCGCGAACTGCTCGCCGACGTCGACCTGCTGGTGCGCGCCGGCGAGATCCTGGCCCTGCTCGGCCCCAACGGCGCCGGGAAGTCCACCCTGCTGTCCGTGCTGGCCGGCGACCAGCGACCGGCCCGCGGCGAGGTGCGGATCGACGGGCGCCCACTGGCCGGGCACAAGCCGCTCGCGCTCGCCCGCCGCCGCGCCCTGCTGCCGCAGCACCACGAGGTGTCCTTCCCGTTCCCCGCCGACGAGGTGGTCCGGATGGGCCGCGCCCCCTGGGCGGGCACCTGCTCCGCCGCCGAGGACGAGCGCGCCGTCGCGGCCGCGATGGCCGCCACCGACTGCGCGCACCTCGCCGGGCGCCCCTTCACCGCGCTCTCCGGCGGCGAACGCGCCCGGGTCGCCCTGGCCCGGATCCTCGCCCAGGACACCGCGCTGCTGCTGCTCGACGAACCCACCGCCGCCCTCGACCTGCGCCACCAGGAACTCGTGTTGCGGATCGCCCGGGACCGTGCCGCCGCCGGGTGCGGCGTGGTCGTCGTCCTGCACGACCTCACCCTGGCCGCCGCGCACGCCGACCGGATCGCCCTGCTGGACGCCGGACGCACCGTCGCCGTCGGCCCCACCGGCGAAGTCCTGGACGCCGACCTGCTCAGCCGGGTCTACCGCCACCCCGTCGAGGTGCTGGCGCACCCGCGCGGGGGCGCGCCGATCGTGCTGCCCGAGCGCCCCCGCGAAGCAGATTGA
- a CDS encoding TetR/AcrR family transcriptional regulator translates to MTEPHPALRLLWEPPARPTRGPKPGLTLESIARAGIEIADAEGLSAVSMQRIAGLLGHTKMALYRYVPGKAELVALMIEHTAGDPPPPNDAPWRERLTDWTHRMAAVLTAHPWLLDALAAPRPTGPRELAWLESVVAALDGHGLTGAERMDAAVLLIGHARTIAAQHRQSATGSPEAELLHALVPLIHTHATRYPALAAALTDPPTGHDNAFDFGLARILDGLAALITQRTRT, encoded by the coding sequence GTGACCGAACCGCACCCGGCGCTGCGGCTGCTGTGGGAGCCGCCCGCCCGGCCGACCAGGGGGCCGAAGCCCGGCCTCACCCTGGAGTCGATCGCCCGGGCCGGCATCGAGATCGCGGACGCCGAGGGCCTGTCGGCGGTCTCCATGCAGCGGATCGCGGGGCTGCTCGGGCACACCAAGATGGCGCTGTACCGCTACGTGCCGGGCAAGGCCGAGCTGGTCGCCCTGATGATCGAGCACACCGCGGGCGACCCCCCGCCCCCGAACGACGCCCCCTGGCGCGAGCGGCTCACCGACTGGACGCACCGGATGGCCGCCGTCCTGACCGCCCACCCCTGGCTCCTGGACGCCCTCGCCGCCCCGCGCCCCACCGGCCCGCGCGAACTCGCCTGGCTGGAGAGCGTGGTGGCCGCCCTCGACGGCCACGGCCTGACCGGCGCCGAACGCATGGACGCCGCCGTCCTACTGATCGGCCACGCCCGCACCATCGCCGCCCAGCACCGCCAGTCCGCCACCGGCTCCCCCGAAGCCGAACTCCTGCACGCCCTCGTCCCCCTGATCCACACCCACGCCACCCGCTACCCCGCCCTGGCCGCCGCCCTCACCGACCCTCCCACCGGCCACGACAACGCCTTCGACTTCGGCCTCGCCCGCATCCTCGACGGCCTCGCCGCCCTGATCACCCAGCGCACCCGCACCTGA
- a CDS encoding FAD-dependent monooxygenase yields MRILISGAGIGGPALAYWLARYGHRPTVVELAPGLRAGGQAVDFRGPTHLTVLRRMGLLAELRERQTGGTPMVFTDVRGRTRLRLPAEFAGGEVEIRRGELVRLLHRRSAPGTEYLFGDTVTALRQDAEGVDVDFRHAPGRRFDLVVGADGLHSRVRALAFGPERQYVRHLGYYAATWPFANRLGLPAGSTGVNAPGRLAAAGADPRDPERAGAFLLFASPELALDRHDPAGLRALLRARFADLPHPVPQLLATLDEADDRDLYVDSISRADVPAWSDGRIALLGDAACGATIGGMGTGTALVAAYVLATELARADGDHRAALTRYERTVRPYAERCQRGGDRTGPFLAPRTARGLWLRNTLLGRPALLNRMLAAGEDIATLDLPAPAREPQERETAER; encoded by the coding sequence GTGCGCATCCTGATCTCCGGCGCCGGCATCGGCGGCCCCGCGCTCGCGTACTGGCTGGCCAGGTACGGGCACCGGCCCACCGTGGTCGAACTCGCCCCCGGGCTGCGGGCCGGCGGCCAGGCCGTCGACTTCCGCGGGCCGACCCACCTGACCGTCCTGCGGCGGATGGGCCTGCTGGCGGAACTGCGCGAGCGGCAGACCGGCGGCACCCCGATGGTCTTCACCGACGTCCGCGGCCGGACCCGGCTGCGGCTGCCCGCCGAGTTCGCCGGCGGCGAGGTGGAGATCCGGCGCGGCGAACTCGTCCGGCTGCTGCACCGGCGCAGCGCACCCGGCACCGAGTACCTGTTCGGCGACACCGTCACCGCCCTGCGGCAGGACGCCGAGGGCGTCGACGTCGACTTCCGGCACGCCCCCGGGCGCCGCTTCGACCTGGTGGTCGGCGCCGACGGACTGCACTCCCGGGTCCGCGCCCTCGCCTTCGGCCCCGAACGGCAGTACGTCCGCCACCTCGGCTACTACGCCGCCACCTGGCCCTTCGCCAACCGCCTCGGCCTGCCCGCCGGCAGCACCGGCGTCAACGCCCCCGGCCGGCTCGCCGCCGCCGGTGCCGACCCCCGCGACCCCGAACGGGCCGGCGCCTTCCTGCTGTTCGCCTCCCCCGAACTCGCCCTCGACCGGCACGACCCCGCCGGTCTCCGGGCCCTGCTGCGCGCACGCTTCGCCGACCTGCCGCACCCCGTCCCGCAGTTGCTCGCCACCCTGGACGAGGCCGACGACCGCGACCTGTACGTCGACTCGATCAGCCGCGCCGACGTCCCCGCCTGGTCCGACGGCCGGATCGCCCTGCTCGGCGACGCCGCCTGCGGCGCCACCATCGGCGGCATGGGCACCGGCACCGCCCTGGTCGCCGCGTACGTGCTGGCCACCGAACTCGCCCGCGCCGACGGCGACCACCGCGCCGCGCTCACCCGCTACGAGCGCACCGTCCGCCCCTACGCCGAGCGCTGCCAGCGCGGCGGCGACCGCACCGGCCCCTTCCTCGCCCCGCGCACCGCCCGCGGACTGTGGCTGCGCAACACGCTGCTGGGCCGGCCCGCCCTGCTGAACCGGATGCTCGCGGCGGGCGAGGACATCGCCACCCTCGACCTGCCCGCACCCGCCCGCGAACCGCAGGAACGGGAAACGGCCGAGAGGTAG
- a CDS encoding class I SAM-dependent methyltransferase: MTTDTATQEAFLRAFHAERPAVTGEAFGWGRAPDGRSSYELLRDRVAGCASVLDLGCGDGLLLELLAGPRGRRLAGIDLSPQAVALARRRPALAGARLEVGRAQRLPFADGSFDACVSHLALMLMGDAEQVAAEVARVLAPGGVLACVLGGGAVGGEAYERFGALLRRSLGDLPAERRIPALGDRRTRSRAGLDELLAPAGFAAADWETVPIDLSGPAERVWAAVSGLYDLGPLDPAAVERLHGDFLAEVRELTTPQGTVPCGFKVHLATARLG; this comes from the coding sequence ATGACCACCGACACGGCAACGCAAGAGGCATTCCTGCGGGCGTTCCACGCCGAGCGCCCCGCGGTGACCGGCGAGGCGTTCGGGTGGGGGCGGGCGCCGGACGGCCGCTCCAGCTACGAGTTGCTGCGGGACCGGGTCGCGGGGTGCGCGAGCGTCCTGGACCTCGGGTGCGGGGACGGCCTGCTACTGGAACTGCTGGCCGGACCGCGGGGGCGGCGGCTGGCCGGGATCGACCTGTCGCCGCAGGCCGTCGCGCTGGCCCGGCGGCGGCCGGCCCTCGCCGGGGCGCGGCTGGAGGTCGGCCGGGCCCAGCGGCTCCCGTTCGCCGACGGCTCCTTCGACGCCTGCGTGTCCCACCTGGCGCTGATGCTGATGGGGGACGCCGAACAGGTCGCCGCCGAGGTGGCGCGGGTGCTGGCCCCCGGCGGGGTGCTGGCCTGCGTGCTCGGCGGCGGGGCGGTCGGCGGCGAGGCCTACGAACGGTTCGGCGCCCTGCTGCGGCGCTCGCTCGGCGACCTGCCCGCCGAGCGGCGCATCCCGGCGCTGGGCGACCGGCGCACCCGCAGCCGGGCCGGGCTGGACGAGCTCCTCGCCCCGGCGGGCTTCGCGGCGGCCGACTGGGAGACCGTCCCGATCGACCTGAGCGGCCCGGCCGAACGGGTGTGGGCCGCCGTCTCCGGCCTCTACGACCTCGGCCCGCTCGACCCGGCGGCCGTGGAGCGCCTGCACGGCGACTTCCTCGCGGAGGTGCGCGAGCTGACGACGCCGCAGGGGACCGTCCCCTGCGGGTTCAAGGTGCACCTCGCCACCGCACGGCTGGGCTGA